TGGGCGTGGCCCTGACCACCTCGGCCGCGGGCCGGGCGCTGACCGACCCGGCCTTCGCACCGGTGTGGCAGGAACTCGACCACCGCGGCACCGTGATGTACCTCCACCCCGCCGGCGACGGCGTCGCCTCCCCGCAGATCACCGACCACCACCTCACCTGGATGGTCGGCGCGCCCGTGGAGGACACCGTCGTAGCGGCCCAGCTCATCACCCGTGGGTTCGTGACGCGCTACCCCCGTGTACGCATCCTCAACTCCCACTTCGGAGGGGCGTTGCCCATGCTGCTGGAGCGGTGGGACAACCTTGCCCACTTCGAGGCACCTGAGGCCCCCCTTCCGCCAAGCCAGGCTGCGCGCCTGGTGTGGTACGACACCGTCGCTCACAGTTCCCAGGCGGCACTGCGGGCCGCGGTCCAGGCGGTCGGCGCAGACCGACTCGTCCTCGGCAGTGACTTCCCGTACCAGGGCGGCGAGCACTACCTCGACGCCGTCGCCTACATCGAACGGGCCGGTCTCGACGCAGAGGACACCCAGGGCATCCTGGCCGCCAACGCGGAAGCGCTTCTGGGACTGGCCTGATCCTGCCGGCCAAGGGTCGGCGAGCACGTCCGGGAGTACCTGACGGCGCTCCACATGCGGCCACGGGCAGGTGGCCGGCGGCCATGCCTGGTGTGCGGTAGTGCCCAGCAGCGGGTGGCGAGGCCACCCGACAGGAGCGGCGATGACGGGTTGTCAGGAGTCCGGTCCAGCTGCCTGAACGCGGTGGTTCCCCTCCGTCAGAAGCTTTCGGTGACTACTCCCGGGAGTCCCGCTGTGCGTCGGAAGGCTGCACCGTGGTGAGCCATTGGGCGACGACGGCGTCGATGAAGGCGTCGGTGACCTGGCCGCGGTCGAGGAAGAGGCGGGCGAGGACGGGCCCGTACAGGAGGGTGAACTCGTCTTCGCCGATCTGGATGCCCGAAGGCTCCAGCAGCTTGTTGAAGCCGACGTGGCGGTCCTCGCCGATGCGGACGAGCGCGCGCGCACTGTCGGGGTCGTGGTCGGCCTGGGCGGTGACGGCCAGGGCCGCGGATCGCACGGCCGGCACGCTGACGCCGGCGCGCAGGCTCTTCAGCCAGGCGGTGGCCACCTCACGCACGTCACTGCCCGGTTCGGGGTAGGTGCCGAGGTCGGGGCCTTCGAGGACGAGGTCGAAGAGCAGCGCGGCCCTGGTGGGCCAGTGCCGGTAGAGGGTCTGGCGGGTGACGTCCGACCGCTCGGCCAGCAGGGCGTAGGTCAGTCCGGCAGGTCCGACCTGAGGCAGCAGTTCCCGCGCGACCGCCAGCACGCGATTGCGGGTGCGCTGTACACGCGGGTTGCCCGGAGTCGGCTGACGGCGGTGGAGGGGCTGCTTCATGCCACCACCCTACCCGCACATCATACGGCGCGTGTGATTGACGTCACAGGCGGCAATCATACGCGCTGCATGATAGACCTGAGGAAGCAATCACACGCACTGGATGATTCTTGCGTGTCGACGATTCGAAAGGCAGACGCTCATGTCACCCCGCAACCTCACCGCACCCACCTTCGCCCGCACTCGCCTCGGCTCCGGCCCCGGCCTACTCCTCGCCCACGGCGCAGGCAGCAGCCTGGCCGGCACCTACGGCCCCGTCCTGGAAGCCCTCGCCGCCCGCCACACCGTCGTCGGCATCGACTACCCCGGCAGCGGCGACACCCCCCGCTCCACCACCCCGCTGTCCGTCGACGAGCTCGCCGACCAGCTCGTCGCCGCCGCCGACGCGGAGGACGTCGACCGCTTCGCCGTGTCCGGCTACTCCCTCGGGGGCCCGGTCGCCGTCCGCGCCGCCACCCGCCACCCCGAGCGCGTCACCGCACTCGTCCTGACCGCCGCCTTCCCGCACCGCGACAACCGGCTCGCTCTCGCCTCCTCGATCCAGAGCAAGATCGCCGCGTCCGGCGACCGCGAGCTGCTCGCCGAGTTCCAGCTCATGGTGGCCCTCGGCACCCAGGCACTGGAGTCGATGCCGGCCGAACAGCTGCGGCAGACCCTCGGCTACGTCGCCGCCGGTACGGCCGACGGCAGCGCCGAGCAGACCGACCTCGTCGGCCAGGTCGACGTCCGGGACGACCTCGCCGGCATCACGGTCCCCACCCTGGTCGTCTCGACCACCGACGACCGGCTCGTCTCCAGCGCCCTGCACCGCCGGCTCGCCGAGACCATCCCCGGCGCCCAGCTCGCGGAAATAGCCACCGGCCACCTTCCGATGCTGGAGCGGACCGAGGAGTGGCTGCAGCTCATCACCGACTTCCTCGACAAGCACCCCGCCTGAACGCTCGCCACGAGCGGCACCCCAGGGGCCAGGCCCCACACCCGGACCGCTCCTTGATCACAACTCACCACACCCGCGTACATGGAGGAACCATGCTCAAGTTCGGCCAGCTCGACGAGACCCCCCACTTCCACGACCAGCAGAAGGAGGAGGCCGGCCCGGTCACCATCATCAACACCTTTGTCGCCCCGGAGGGCAAGGAGGACGAGGTGGTGGCCGCCTGGAAGGACGACGCGGAGTACATGAAGAGGTCGGGGAGCCTCCTCTCGGTGCAGCTGTACCGGGGCATAGCCGGCAGCCGGCTCTTCACCAACGTCGCGGTCTGGAAATCCACCGAGCACCTCCGTGCAGCGCTCGGCACGCCGGAGTTCGCCTCGCACCTGGCGAGCTACCCTGCCGGCACGGTGGCCTACCCGCACCTCTACCAGAAGTTCGCTGTAGAGGGCGTCTGCGACGGGGAATGACGACCGCCACCCGAGACCGGGCCGCCGTTCGCCACGCGCACGACGTGGTAGCGACGTTCGGTTCCTGGTCAGCCTCGGGCTCGCGCCGACGACGCCGATCCGTGTCCTCTGACCGACCGGTGCTCGAAGCACTCGGCCTGGTCCGCACGGAGAAACACTCAGCGGCAGGACGTACGAGAGGACGCAGGTCGCTGGTCACCGGGACGGCGTACATCCCGCTGCTGGTCCGACGGTCGGGACACCGGGTGACGGCGATGGCGGTACCTGGAGCTGTTTCCCAGGTACCGCCGGAAGGTCGGCGAAGCCGATCGACTCCCTCCGGGAAGCGAAGGTCACCCTGACGCCGCCGGCCCGTTCGCCGCCGCGGCGAGCGCCGTCACACCGCCTCGACGGAGTCTGCCTTGCCACGGACGACATCCCGCAGACGCTTCTTGTCGATCTTGCCGACCTTTGTCAGCGGCAACTCCTCAACGACCAGCAGGTCTTCCGGGAGCTTGTATCGCGCCACCTGCATGGCGGTGAGGGCGGCACGGACCGATTCGAGGCTCAAGTGGGTCCCTGGCTCGACGACCACGACCGCGCACACCCGCTCCCCCAGGTCGGGGGCGGCCTTCGCGACGGCCGCGACGCGGGCGACACCGGGCAGGCGGTAGATCAGGTTCTCGACCTCCTCGGCGGAGATCTTCTCGCCTCCCCGGTTGATGAGGTCCTTGTCTCGTCCTTCGACGACGAGATTGCCCGACGGGTGCAGCCGGACGACGTCACCGGTGCGGTACCAGCCGTCGGGGGTGACCGCTCGGGCGTTGTGTTCGTCGGCCCGGTAGTAGCCGCTTGGGGTGTACGGGCCGCGGGTGAGCAGCGCGCCCATCTCGCCTGGCCGTACCGGCTTGTCGGAGGCATCGGCGACGAGGATCTCGTCGTCGAGGCGCGTGTAGTTCAACAGTCCCTCTGCCATGCCGAACACCTGCTGGAGCGTGCCACCGAGCACGGGTTCGGCGCGGCGGGCGACCTCCGGCGCAAGGCGGGCGCCCACCCACCTGCAACAGCCGTAGTGCGGGCGGGGCGGGGTGGCGGCCGGAGGCCACCGCGTCGATCCAGCGCTGGACGACGGCCGGTACGGCGGCGGCGACCGTCACGCCCTCGGCGGCCATCAGCGGCAGCGCCTTACCGGGTTCCGGGGTGCGGGCCAGGACGACCCGGCCGCCGTTCATGTGGGTGCCCAGGATGCCGGGGCGAACCCCCGGATCAGGTCGAACCTGTACACCACGTCCCTGGACGCAACCAGGCAATGTCCACGGGTACTACTCGTCGCGGTGATGGACTCGCTGCATCGGCCGTACGAGCGACTCGACCACTCGTCGGCTGTGTGGGAGGCCGACGAGCGGTTCCTGCACCTGCCTCCGCCTGAGAACTCCGCATCCGCACCTGCTCGTCGGCGCTCGGTTCCCAGGCCCACGGCGTTCCTCCAGACCGCCGCTCGTCGGTTCAGTCCGCGGTGGGCCGGGCGAGGCCGCGGTCGTAGGCGAAGATCACGGCCTGGATGCGGTCCCGGGCTCCGATCTTGGTCAGGACCCGGCCGACATGCGTCTTGACCGTGGACTCGGACAGCACGAACCGCGTGGCGATCTCCCCGTTGGTCCAGCCTTTGCCGACGGCCACGAGGATCTCGCGTTCACGGTCGGTCAGGGAGGTGAGCCTCGGGTCCTCGGCCGGGTCGGTTCTGTGGGAGGGGACGTACTTGGCGTACTCCTCAAGGAGGCGGCGGGTGAGAGCGGGCGCGATGACCGCGTCGCCGACGGCGACCGCACGGATCCCGGCGAGGAGCTCCTCGGGACGCGCGTCCTTGAGGAGGAACCCGCTCGCACCGGCCCGCAGGGCGGCGTGGACGTACTCGTCGAGGTCGAAGGTGGTGAGCACGAGGACGTGCGAGCGACCGCCTGCGGCGACGATGCGGCGGGTGGCCTCGATGCCGTCCATGCCGGGCATGCGGACGTCCATCAGGACGACGTCCGGACGCAGTTCGGCCGTCTTGCGGACGGCCTCGGCGCCGTGTCCGGCCTCACCTACGACGTCGGTCTCGGGGACGGAGTCCAGGAGCAGGTGGAAGCCGTAGCGTTGCAGCGGCTGGTCGTCCACGATGAGCACGGTGGTCATCGGTCACCGCCGCTTCCGGGCGTGAGGTCGAGGACTGCCTCGACGCTCCATCCTCCGCCGGCCGTCGGTCCTGCGCTGACATCGCCGCCGTACAAGGCCGCTCTCTCCCGCATGCCCACCAGGCCATGTCCTTCCTCGTTCGGCGGTCCGGGTGATGTGTCCGGGCCGGTGTCCTGGACCCTGATGGTCAGCCGGCTGTCCTCGGCGAGGATCGCCAGGTGTACCCGGGTGTCGGGTGCGGCGTGCTTCATGGTGTTGGTGAGGGCTTCCTGGACGATGCGGTACACCGTCAGCTGCACCCCGCTGTCCAGGGCGTCGACGTCGCCGGAGGTCCGATAGACGACCTCCAGTCCTGCGGTGCGCACCGTGGCGCAGAGGGCGCCGAGGTCCAGGATGCCGGGCTGCGGGCTGAGCTCGGGTCCACCGGTTGGATCGCCACCGGCCTCGCGCAGCACCCCGAGCACCCGCCGCAGTTCGCCGAGGGCCTGTCGGCCGGTGTCGCCGATGAGCAGCAGGGCCTCCTTGCCTCGCGCGGGTTGGATGTCCGTGGCGTAAGCGCCGGCGTCGGCGAGCGTGATGATGACGGACAGGTTGTGGCCGACGATGTCGTGCATCTCGCGGGCGACACGGGTGCGTTCAGTGGCCGTGGCCAGCCTGCTGCGCTGGTCACGCTCGATCTCCAGCCGGGCGGCCCGGTCCCGCAGCCCGGCGAGCTGGGCCCGGCGGATCCGGACCATCATGCCGAGCGCCAGGGCCGCGGTCGCCGTGCTCAGCAGGAAGAACAGCGCGTCCCAGGCGGACACCGCCGAGGACACGCGGACCGCGACCAGCGTCATGGCGCCCGCCATGACCGCGCAGGCGTACGGCATCTGCCGCAGCCGCCCGTGCAGGGCCAGGCTGTACAGCGCGACGAAGAGGGCGATGTCCGCGCGCATCGCGGCGCCCAGGGACCACTGCAGGACGAACACCGCGGCGATGACGCCGAAGGCCACCGCCGGCTTGCGCCGCCTCCACAGCAGCGGCAGTACCAGGCCCGCCTGCAGGACCAGCATGCCCGCGACGGGCAGGTGGGTGAAGGCGAGCCGGAACCGGCGCGGACTGTCTCCGTCGTCCACACCGCCGTGGATCAGGTCGGGCAGGCAGAACATCAGGAAGACCAGGACGACGATGGCGGTGTCCAGCACCCAGGGATGTGTCCGGTCGGCCTGCCGCAGCCGCTGGCCGCCCCGGGAGAGCCGGGCGACCAGCGGTCCCATCCCGCTGATGTCATCGGTGGTCATGGACGTCACCTGTCCATGGTGCGGGTGTCAGACGTCACTGCGCAGGAGCCGGTACGCCGCGCCGCCCAGCGCGAGCGCCGTCCAGCAGACGAAGACCAGCAGTCCGGCGCCCGGCGAGAGGGTCGTGGAGTCGTGGGTCAGGGAGAACATCGCCTCTCCCGCGTTGGACGGCAGGTAGGGGCTGATGTCGTTCTGCCAGGAGCTGGGCAGCAGGGAGATGAGCCCCGGGATCAGCATGAACGTGGCGACCAGGACCGAGATCCCGCCGGCCACCGACCGCAGCAGTGCGCCAAGGGCTGCGCCGATCACCCCGACCAGGCCGAGGTACAGCCCTGCGCCCAGCAGACTCCGCAGGACACCTGCGTGGGAGAAGCTCATGTCCGCGGGCGTGCCCGAGACGATGCCACTCCCGATCAGGAAGGTGACGAACGCACCCAGTGTCCCCACCGCCAGGGCGACCAGCCCGAACACGGCCGCCTTGGACCACAGCACGGGCAGTCGGCGGGGCACCGCCGCGAGCGTCGAGCGGATCATGCCGGTCGAGTACTCGCCCGCCGTGACCAGCACGCCGAGCACACCCAGGGCCAACTGGGCGAAGTTCGTACCGAACAGGGACAGGCTGACGGTCGTCGAGTCGGCGAAGTCCGAGTCCAGGTTGCCGGAGTCGATTCCCGACTTGTAGCGGCTCGCGGCGATCAGCCCGAAGGCCACCAGGAAGAGCAGGCCGAGGCCCAGGGTGATCCAGGTCGAGCGCAGGGACCACAACTTGGCCCACTCGGAGGCCAGCACGCGCCGTCCGGTTACCCGGTAGACGGGTCGGGCGGGGGTGGTGCGCGGTTTCTCGGCGGTTGCGGTGAGGGTGCTCACGCGGGCCTCCCGGCGGCCTCGATGGTCTCGATCCCGGTCGTGGTGCCGTGGTACTCCACGGCATCCCTGGTCAGTTCCATGAACGCCTCCTCCAGCGAAACCGTCCGCGCGCTCAGCTCGAACAGCGCGATCCCGTGTTCGGCCGCCTTCAGCCCGATCTCGCGGGCACTCAGGCCGGTCACCTGAAGCTCCTCGGAGCCGATCCGGCCGGTGACGTCGACGCCCGGCCCGGCCAGCACGTCCCGCAGCCGCGCCGGGTCCTGGGCCGCGACGTTCACCATGTCGCCGCCCGCCTCGCGGATGAGATCCGCCACGGTCGTGTCGGCCAGCAGCCGACCGCGCCCCACGACGATCAGGTGGTCCGCCACCAGCGCCATCTCGCTCATCAGGTGCGAGGACACGAACACCGTCCGCCCCTCGTCGGCGAGCCCCTTCAGCAGGTTGCGGATCCAGAGCACGCCCTCCGGGTCCAGCCCGTTGACCGGTTCGTCCAGCATCACCGTCTGCGGATCGCCGAGCAGGGCCGCGGCGATGCCGAGCCGCTGGCCCATGCCGAGGGAGAAGGCACCGGCCCGCTTCTTCGCCACGGTGTCCAGTCCCGCGAGGCCGATGACCTCGTCGACCCGGCGGCCCGGAATGCCATGGGTCAGCGCGAGGGCTTTGAGGTGGTTGTACGCGGAGCGGCCCGGGTGGATCGACTTCGCCTCCAGGAGCGCGCCGACCTCCTGGAGCGGCGCCTGGTGGCGGGCGTAGTGATGGCCGTTGACGGTGACGGAGCCGCTCGTCGGGGCGTCGAGGCCGACGATCATGCGCATGGTCGTGGACTTGCCCGCGCCGTTGGGCCCCAGGAAGCCGGTCACCGTGCCCGGCTTCACGACGAAGTCCAGCCCGTCGACAGCCGTCTTCTCGCCGTATTTCTTGGTCAACTGCCGTGCGTCGATCATGCGCGTTCTTTCTCTCGGGTCCGGCGTCCGTCACTTCGGCGCCGCACCGGTAACGCTAGGTGCCGAATCACCCCGGTCCGGTGGTACCGGGAGGCTGACCTGCGCCGTACTGGTGGTACCGCGGTACTACGCACCCACCTGCGGTGCTGTCCCGTGTTCGTGGACTCCGCCGTGGCCGCGGCAGGCATCCGGCCACCGCGGAGCGCGACCTACCCACGCCGCACCGGCGAGGCGGTTACGGTGCCTCGAAGACCGGGTCGTTCATTCCTCGGGTCCGGTCACCTCGAGGGACGGCGCCCAGCGCGGGATCTCACCCCTCCCGGAGACCAGGCGGATGTTCTTGCTGTAGCCGTACTCGCGCAGGGTTTCCGCCGCGGTCTCCCGGCCGAAGCCGCTCGCACCGACACCGCCGAACGGCGCGCCCGTGAAATTCCGGTTGTAGTTGTTCACGAAGACGAACCCGGTGTGCAGGGCGCGGCTGACCCGCAGCGCGCGCTCGGAATTCGGCGTGAACACTGCGGCGACCAGGCCGAAGTCGGTGCCGTTGGCAATCCTGACGGCCTCGTCCTCGTCGCGGAACGGGATCATCGAGATGACCGGGCCGAAGATCTCCTCCTGCGCTATGCGCATGTCCGGGCGAACGCCGGTGAAAAGCGTCGGCGCGACGTAGAAGCCGCCCGCCAGCTCCGGATCGTCGGGGAGCGGCGCCTGTGCGGCGATCGTGGCCCCCTCCTGGACGCCGATGTCGATGTAGTCCAGCACCCGCTTGCGCTGGGCGGCGGACACCATCGGTCCGATGTGTGTGCCAGGGTCGGCGCCGTTGCCGACACGCAGCCGCTTCACCGCGTTGCCGTAGCGGCGCGCGACCTCGTCGTAGATGTCGGCGTGTAC
This is a stretch of genomic DNA from Streptomyces sp. NBC_00285. It encodes these proteins:
- a CDS encoding amidohydrolase family protein, which gives rise to MRIDTHAHVYPSDYLDFLADSGVTTTGGQRGLGADDTDKELEARFSLMDRAGVDRQVISASPLTGALPDPDQAASAARMINDRYVDLVDHHPDRFLAFVVLPLPHVDAALAELDRVLDAPGVVGVALTTSAAGRALTDPAFAPVWQELDHRGTVMYLHPAGDGVASPQITDHHLTWMVGAPVEDTVVAAQLITRGFVTRYPRVRILNSHFGGALPMLLERWDNLAHFEAPEAPLPPSQAARLVWYDTVAHSSQAALRAAVQAVGADRLVLGSDFPYQGGEHYLDAVAYIERAGLDAEDTQGILAANAEALLGLA
- a CDS encoding TetR/AcrR family transcriptional regulator; this translates as MKQPLHRRQPTPGNPRVQRTRNRVLAVARELLPQVGPAGLTYALLAERSDVTRQTLYRHWPTRAALLFDLVLEGPDLGTYPEPGSDVREVATAWLKSLRAGVSVPAVRSAALAVTAQADHDPDSARALVRIGEDRHVGFNKLLEPSGIQIGEDEFTLLYGPVLARLFLDRGQVTDAFIDAVVAQWLTTVQPSDAQRDSRE
- a CDS encoding alpha/beta fold hydrolase; this translates as MSPRNLTAPTFARTRLGSGPGLLLAHGAGSSLAGTYGPVLEALAARHTVVGIDYPGSGDTPRSTTPLSVDELADQLVAAADAEDVDRFAVSGYSLGGPVAVRAATRHPERVTALVLTAAFPHRDNRLALASSIQSKIAASGDRELLAEFQLMVALGTQALESMPAEQLRQTLGYVAAGTADGSAEQTDLVGQVDVRDDLAGITVPTLVVSTTDDRLVSSALHRRLAETIPGAQLAEIATGHLPMLERTEEWLQLITDFLDKHPA
- a CDS encoding antibiotic biosynthesis monooxygenase family protein, with amino-acid sequence MLKFGQLDETPHFHDQQKEEAGPVTIINTFVAPEGKEDEVVAAWKDDAEYMKRSGSLLSVQLYRGIAGSRLFTNVAVWKSTEHLRAALGTPEFASHLASYPAGTVAYPHLYQKFAVEGVCDGE
- a CDS encoding AMP-binding enzyme, which codes for MGARLAPEVARRAEPVLGGTLQQVFGMAEGLLNYTRLDDEILVADASDKPVRPGEMGALLTRGPYTPSGYYRADEHNARAVTPDGWYRTGDVVRLHPSGNLVVEGRDKDLINRGGEKISAEEVENLIYRLPGVARVAAVAKAAPDLGERVCAVVVVEPGTHLSLESVRAALTAMQVARYKLPEDLLVVEELPLTKVGKIDKKRLRDVVRGKADSVEAV
- a CDS encoding response regulator transcription factor, which gives rise to MTTVLIVDDQPLQRYGFHLLLDSVPETDVVGEAGHGAEAVRKTAELRPDVVLMDVRMPGMDGIEATRRIVAAGGRSHVLVLTTFDLDEYVHAALRAGASGFLLKDARPEELLAGIRAVAVGDAVIAPALTRRLLEEYAKYVPSHRTDPAEDPRLTSLTDREREILVAVGKGWTNGEIATRFVLSESTVKTHVGRVLTKIGARDRIQAVIFAYDRGLARPTAD
- a CDS encoding sensor histidine kinase gives rise to the protein MTTDDISGMGPLVARLSRGGQRLRQADRTHPWVLDTAIVVLVFLMFCLPDLIHGGVDDGDSPRRFRLAFTHLPVAGMLVLQAGLVLPLLWRRRKPAVAFGVIAAVFVLQWSLGAAMRADIALFVALYSLALHGRLRQMPYACAVMAGAMTLVAVRVSSAVSAWDALFFLLSTATAALALGMMVRIRRAQLAGLRDRAARLEIERDQRSRLATATERTRVAREMHDIVGHNLSVIITLADAGAYATDIQPARGKEALLLIGDTGRQALGELRRVLGVLREAGGDPTGGPELSPQPGILDLGALCATVRTAGLEVVYRTSGDVDALDSGVQLTVYRIVQEALTNTMKHAAPDTRVHLAILAEDSRLTIRVQDTGPDTSPGPPNEEGHGLVGMRERAALYGGDVSAGPTAGGGWSVEAVLDLTPGSGGDR
- a CDS encoding ABC transporter permease, which translates into the protein MSTLTATAEKPRTTPARPVYRVTGRRVLASEWAKLWSLRSTWITLGLGLLFLVAFGLIAASRYKSGIDSGNLDSDFADSTTVSLSLFGTNFAQLALGVLGVLVTAGEYSTGMIRSTLAAVPRRLPVLWSKAAVFGLVALAVGTLGAFVTFLIGSGIVSGTPADMSFSHAGVLRSLLGAGLYLGLVGVIGAALGALLRSVAGGISVLVATFMLIPGLISLLPSSWQNDISPYLPSNAGEAMFSLTHDSTTLSPGAGLLVFVCWTALALGGAAYRLLRSDV
- a CDS encoding ABC transporter ATP-binding protein, which produces MIDARQLTKKYGEKTAVDGLDFVVKPGTVTGFLGPNGAGKSTTMRMIVGLDAPTSGSVTVNGHHYARHQAPLQEVGALLEAKSIHPGRSAYNHLKALALTHGIPGRRVDEVIGLAGLDTVAKKRAGAFSLGMGQRLGIAAALLGDPQTVMLDEPVNGLDPEGVLWIRNLLKGLADEGRTVFVSSHLMSEMALVADHLIVVGRGRLLADTTVADLIREAGGDMVNVAAQDPARLRDVLAGPGVDVTGRIGSEELQVTGLSAREIGLKAAEHGIALFELSARTVSLEEAFMELTRDAVEYHGTTTGIETIEAAGRPA